The window CACAAATTTTGTTTTATCGCTAATTCAATAATCTGCTTTTGTTCTTGGAAAACCAAAGAATCATAATATACTTTAGCAATTGTGCAATCATTATTTAATTTTACTTCCGTAATTATTAATTTTTGTAAAACCTCATCCTTAACTTCTTTTTGCAAAATATTTGTTAACAAGCGTTGAATTGTAGTTTGTAGTCGTTGAAATTTAATATTTGCCATTACTTAATTTCCTTCAATAAATAAGATTCAATAACATCATTTTCTTTTATATCATTAAAATTTTTAATAGTTAACCCACATTCTGTTCCTTGTCGTGATTCTTTAATATCTTCTTTTTGATGTTTTAAAGATGATAAATCACCATCATAAATAACAATACCATCTCTTAAAACCTTTACTTTACTTTGACGACTAATAACACCTTCAATAACCATACAACCAGCAATGACACCGACCTTAGAATAATGAAATAATTGTCGCACAGCAGCTTGTCCTAAAACAATCTCTTCAAACTTCGGATCTAATAAACCTTTTGCTGCTTGTTGCAATTCTTCAATTACTTTATAAATAACATTATGAAGATGAATCTCAATGCCTTCATCTAATGCCAATTTTCGCACAGCAGAATTAGGTCGCACATTAAAACCATAAACTAACGCTTTTGAAGCAACAGCTAAGGTAATATCTGATTCACTAATTGTTCCAACTGAAGAACTAATAATTCTAATACTAATATCATCAATTTTAATTTTACTTAATGACTGTTTTAAAGCTTCTAAACTTCCCTGAGTATCAGTCTTTAAAATAATATCAATATGTTTCAAATTACCAGCCGCAATTTCATCAGATAAATTTTCTAAATTTAAAATTTTAGTTTTTCTCCGCTCATTAATTTCATCTTGAGTTTTTCTTGATAGTGCTACTTCACGAGCCAACTTATCATCACCAAACACCATAAACGGATCACCAGCCTTAGGAACAAAATCTAAACCATGAATTTCAATTGGCATTGAAGGTGTTGCTTCCTTAATAATAACATTACGATCATTTTTCATATCGCGAACTCGGCCAAAAGAAACCCCTGCTACCAAAGCATCTTTAATTTTTAAAGTTCCATTTTGAACTAATAATGTACAAACCGGACCAACATTACGATCTAAGTGTGCCTCAATAACTGTTCCACTAGCAAAACGACTTGGATTAGCTTGCAAACTTTGCATTTCCGCTAATAATAAAATTACATCTAATAATTCATCAATTCCCGCACCAGTTAAAGCACTACCTTTAACAAAAATTGTATCACCACTTCACTCTTCAGAAATTAAATCTAAAGCTGCTAAATCTTTCATAATTAATTCCACATTAGCAGACGGCAAATCCATCTTATTAACAAACACAATAATTGGCACATTAGCAGCTTTAGCATGATCAATTGCTTCTTTAGTTTGTGGCATAACACCATCATTACTAGCAACAACTAATACAACAATATCAGTAATTTTAGCGCCCCGAGCACGCATTTGCGTAAATGCTTCATGTCCTGGTGTATCCAAAAAAGTAATAATTTTATTATCCTTTGTTTTAATTTGATAAGCACCAATATGCTGTGTTATACCACCAAATTCTTTCTCAGTAATTTTAGATTTTCTAATATTATCTAACAAAGTTGTTTTACCATGATCAACATGTCCCATAATAGTAACAACTGGTGGCCGTTCTTTTAACTCATTAACATCATCAATAATATCTAAATTTTCTAATAAATTTTGATGGGTAATAACAGTTTCTCTTTTAAAATCTAAATTAAATTCTAAACATAACTCACCAATTAATTCTTCATTCAAAAAATGATTTTGCGTTAACATTTGTCCTTTATTAAAAAAATATTTAATAATTTGTACAACAGAAATATTTGTTTTTTTAGAAAATTCAATAATTGATAATGGTTCACTAAAAATAAAAATCCCATTATCAAGATGTGAATTACTTCCTGTTTTTAATTGATTTTTAATAACTGTTGTTTGTTTTTTTCTTTGATTACTTTTTTTC is drawn from Spiroplasma endosymbiont of Asaphidion curtum and contains these coding sequences:
- the rbfA gene encoding 30S ribosome-binding factor RbfA yields the protein MANIKFQRLQTTIQRLLTNILQKEVKDEVLQKLIITEVKLNNDCTIAKVYYDSLVFQEQKQIIELAIKQNLWLIRKKLGQQLTIYKVPQLFFVYDQSLSESRKIEDILNKIKKDSSNS
- the infB gene encoding translation initiation factor IF-2 gives rise to the protein MKKSNQRKKQTTVIKNQLKTGSNSHLDNGIFIFSEPLSIIEFSKKTNISVVQIIKYFFNKGQMLTQNHFLNEELIGELCLEFNLDFKRETVITHQNLLENLDIIDDVNELKERPPVVTIMGHVDHGKTTLLDNIRKSKITEKEFGGITQHIGAYQIKTKDNKIITFLDTPGHEAFTQMRARGAKITDIVVLVVASNDGVMPQTKEAIDHAKAANVPIIVFVNKMDLPSANVELIMKDLAALDLISEEWSGDTIFVKGSALTGAGIDELLDVILLLAEMQSLQANPSRFASGTVIEAHLDRNVGPVCTLLVQNGTLKIKDALVAGVSFGRVRDMKNDRNVIIKEATPSMPIEIHGLDFVPKAGDPFMVFGDDKLAREVALSRKTQDEINERRKTKILNLENLSDEIAAGNLKHIDIILKTDTQGSLEALKQSLSKIKIDDISIRIISSSVGTISESDITLAVASKALVYGFNVRPNSAVRKLALDEGIEIHLHNVIYKVIEELQQAAKGLLDPKFEEIVLGQAAVRQLFHYSKVGVIAGCMVIEGVISRQSKVKVLRDGIVIYDGDLSSLKHQKEDIKESRQGTECGLTIKNFNDIKENDVIESYLLKEIK